The following coding sequences lie in one uncultured Mailhella sp. genomic window:
- a CDS encoding sodium:proton antiporter: MLLVPSICLAEGHFQLPNDLSIMWVVPFVCMLLSIAICPLVVPHFWEHHFGKVALFWGLAFLVPCALVFGFGNAFFIAAESILLEYVPFILLLLALFTVAGGIRLKGTLVGTPIVNTAILAVGTILASWMGTTGAAMLLIRPLLRANAHRKYRVHQVVFFIFLVANIGGSLTPLGDPPLFLGFLKGVSFFWTTVHLFMKTLLISVILLALYFVIDTVLFKKEGSPVPADAAGSKEKLGFEGCINFVFLACIVANTLISGQWTGPTFHIFGVPMELQNVVRDIMYIVIAVASWKATDMGCRTRNNFTWAPIEEVAKLFIGIFLSMIPAIAILKAGSDGALAAVVNLTTDAEGHHVTSMFFWMTGLLSSFLDNAPTYLVFFNTAGGNAAQLMTDGEVLAAISAGAVFMGANTYIGNAPNFMVKAISEEQGVKMPSFFGYMAWSVGILCPLFALITFLFFM; the protein is encoded by the coding sequence GCTGCTTGTGCCGAGCATATGCCTCGCCGAAGGTCATTTCCAGCTGCCCAATGATCTTTCCATCATGTGGGTTGTGCCCTTTGTCTGCATGCTGCTTTCCATAGCCATCTGCCCCCTGGTGGTTCCTCATTTCTGGGAGCATCATTTCGGCAAGGTGGCCCTCTTCTGGGGACTGGCCTTCCTCGTTCCCTGCGCGCTCGTCTTCGGCTTCGGCAACGCCTTCTTCATCGCCGCCGAAAGCATCCTGCTTGAGTACGTGCCCTTCATTCTGCTGCTGCTCGCCCTCTTCACCGTGGCCGGCGGCATCCGCCTCAAGGGCACCCTCGTGGGCACTCCCATCGTGAACACCGCCATCCTGGCCGTGGGCACCATCCTCGCCAGCTGGATGGGCACCACCGGCGCCGCCATGCTTCTCATCCGTCCGCTGCTGCGCGCCAACGCCCACCGCAAATACCGCGTGCATCAGGTCGTGTTCTTCATCTTCCTCGTGGCCAACATCGGCGGCTCCCTCACTCCTCTGGGCGATCCGCCGCTGTTCCTCGGCTTCCTCAAGGGCGTGAGCTTCTTCTGGACCACCGTGCATCTCTTTATGAAGACGCTGCTGATCTCCGTCATCCTGCTCGCCCTCTACTTCGTCATCGACACCGTGCTCTTCAAGAAGGAAGGCAGCCCCGTTCCCGCCGACGCCGCCGGTTCCAAGGAAAAGCTCGGCTTTGAAGGCTGCATCAACTTCGTGTTCCTCGCCTGCATCGTGGCCAACACCCTCATCTCCGGTCAGTGGACCGGTCCCACCTTCCACATCTTCGGCGTTCCCATGGAACTGCAGAACGTCGTGCGCGACATCATGTACATCGTGATCGCCGTGGCTTCCTGGAAGGCTACCGACATGGGCTGCCGCACCCGCAACAACTTCACCTGGGCCCCCATTGAAGAAGTCGCCAAGCTGTTCATCGGCATCTTCCTCAGCATGATTCCCGCCATCGCCATCCTGAAGGCCGGCTCCGACGGCGCTCTCGCCGCCGTGGTGAACCTCACCACCGACGCCGAAGGTCATCACGTGACATCCATGTTCTTCTGGATGACCGGTCTGCTGTCCTCCTTCCTGGACAACGCTCCCACCTACCTCGTGTTCTTCAACACCGCAGGCGGCAACGCCGCGCAGCTCATGACCGACGGCGAAGTGCTGGCTGCCATTTCCGCCGGCGCGGTGTTCATGGGCGCCAACACCTACATCGGCAACGCGCCGAACTTCATGGTGAAGGCCATCTCCGAAGAACAGGGCGTCAAGATGCCCAGCTTCTTCGGCTACATGGCCTGGTCCGTCGGCATTCTCTGCCCGCTCTTCGCCCTCATCACCTTCCTGTTCTTCATGTAA
- a CDS encoding YebC/PmpR family DNA-binding transcriptional regulator: MSGHNKWANIRLRKGAQDAKRGKAFTKAAKEIIIAAKSGGDPAGNARLRSAIAAAKAVNLPKDKIEAAIRKGTGQDAGGDITEIMYEGYGAGGVAIIVETATDNKNRTVAEVRHVFTKYGGAMGESGSVAFQFDHLGVITLDKEKYPDEETVMNMVLEAGADDVQDNDDTWEVRTAMADFNTVRETLEGQGVEMMEAQLAMVPRVLVPVDADTAQKLMRITDALEELDDVQNVYTNADFPEDFDPEA, encoded by the coding sequence ATGTCGGGACATAACAAATGGGCAAACATCAGACTTCGCAAGGGTGCTCAGGACGCCAAGCGAGGCAAGGCATTCACCAAGGCCGCCAAGGAAATCATCATCGCCGCCAAGAGCGGTGGGGACCCTGCCGGCAATGCCCGTCTGCGTTCCGCCATCGCCGCCGCCAAGGCCGTGAACCTGCCCAAGGACAAGATTGAAGCCGCCATCCGCAAGGGCACCGGTCAGGACGCGGGCGGCGACATCACCGAAATCATGTACGAAGGCTACGGCGCGGGCGGCGTGGCCATCATTGTGGAAACTGCCACCGACAACAAGAACCGCACCGTGGCCGAAGTGCGTCACGTGTTCACGAAGTACGGCGGAGCCATGGGCGAAAGCGGTTCCGTGGCGTTCCAGTTCGATCACCTGGGTGTGATCACCCTGGACAAGGAAAAGTATCCGGATGAAGAGACCGTGATGAACATGGTGCTCGAAGCCGGCGCCGACGACGTGCAGGACAACGACGACACCTGGGAAGTGCGCACCGCCATGGCTGATTTCAACACCGTTCGCGAAACCCTGGAAGGTCAGGGCGTGGAAATGATGGAAGCGCAGCTTGCCATGGTTCCCCGCGTGCTGGTTCCCGTGGACGCCGACACCGCGCAGAAGCTCATGCGCATCACCGACGCGCTGGAAGAGCTCGACGACGTGCAGAACGTGTACACCAACGCCGACTTCCCTGAAGACTTCGATCCCGAAGCGTAA
- a CDS encoding RlmE family RNA methyltransferase: protein MKVYRDYYFLKAKEEHYPARSVYKLKEMDRAFRLFRPGMKVLDLGAAPGSWSLYAAERVGQKGLVLSCDLQSTDTTFPPNVTFLQENVFERTPEFEALLEEKGPFDMVISDMAPRTTGTKFTDQARSLELCLEAVEVADRYLKPGGGFIAKIFMGPDFQELAKALRARFATVKTFKPKSSRAESKEIFEVGMGFKGPVQG, encoded by the coding sequence ATGAAAGTATATCGCGATTATTATTTTCTTAAGGCCAAAGAGGAACATTACCCTGCCCGCTCCGTTTACAAGCTCAAGGAGATGGACAGGGCTTTCCGCCTTTTCAGGCCCGGCATGAAGGTGCTCGATCTCGGCGCGGCTCCCGGTTCGTGGTCTCTGTACGCCGCGGAGCGCGTGGGTCAGAAAGGTCTCGTGCTTTCCTGCGATCTGCAGAGCACCGATACGACCTTTCCCCCGAACGTGACCTTCCTGCAGGAAAACGTTTTTGAACGCACGCCCGAGTTCGAGGCTCTTCTCGAAGAAAAGGGGCCGTTCGACATGGTCATCAGCGATATGGCCCCGCGCACAACGGGAACGAAGTTCACCGATCAGGCCCGTTCTCTGGAGCTGTGTCTGGAAGCCGTGGAGGTGGCCGACCGCTATCTGAAGCCGGGCGGCGGCTTCATCGCCAAGATATTCATGGGGCCGGATTTTCAGGAACTGGCAAAGGCGCTCCGCGCGCGCTTTGCCACGGTAAAAACATTCAAACCCAAGAGCTCCCGCGCCGAAAGCAAGGAAATTTTTGAAGTCGGCATGGGGTTCAAGGGCCCTGTTCAGGGATAA
- a CDS encoding desulfoferrodoxin, which yields MPARYEVYQCKHCGNIVEVLHGGAAPLICCGEPMKLLREGSTDGASEKHVPVIEKTENGYKVKVGSAAHPMAEDHYIEWIELLADGVSHIAFLNPGDAPEAEFCVKADKVTAREFCNKHGLWKAEYQG from the coding sequence ATGCCTGCAAGATATGAAGTATACCAGTGCAAACATTGTGGAAATATTGTTGAAGTGCTGCATGGCGGCGCTGCCCCCCTCATCTGCTGCGGCGAACCCATGAAGCTTCTGCGCGAAGGCTCTACCGACGGCGCCAGCGAAAAGCACGTCCCCGTCATTGAAAAGACCGAAAACGGCTACAAGGTGAAGGTCGGTTCTGCCGCGCATCCCATGGCCGAAGATCACTACATCGAATGGATCGAACTTCTGGCCGACGGCGTTTCCCACATTGCCTTCCTGAACCCCGGCGACGCTCCCGAAGCCGAATTCTGCGTGAAGGCCGACAAGGTCACCGCCCGCGAATTCTGCAACAAGCACGGCCTCTGGAAGGCCGAATATCAGGGCTGA
- a CDS encoding rubredoxin, whose protein sequence is MSMWQCQVGNCGYIYRPEKGDRKGKIPAGTPFEDLPDDWHCPVCGASKKMFKKLA, encoded by the coding sequence ATGTCCATGTGGCAGTGCCAGGTAGGCAACTGCGGCTACATCTACCGCCCCGAAAAGGGCGACCGCAAGGGCAAGATTCCCGCCGGAACCCCGTTTGAAGACCTGCCCGACGACTGGCACTGCCCCGTCTGCGGCGCAAGCAAGAAAATGTTCAAAAAGCTCGCCTAG
- the nrdD gene encoding anaerobic ribonucleoside-triphosphate reductase, whose amino-acid sequence MVHCKTSASACAEQTMLGAGVRFERIRRITGYLVGTLDRFNDGKRAEEHDRVKHCNMENWR is encoded by the coding sequence ATGGTTCACTGCAAAACTTCCGCGAGCGCCTGCGCGGAGCAGACCATGCTCGGCGCCGGCGTCAGGTTTGAACGCATACGCCGCATCACCGGCTATCTGGTCGGCACGCTCGACCGCTTCAACGACGGCAAGCGCGCGGAAGAACACGACAGGGTCAAACACTGCAACATGGAAAACTGGCGCTGA
- the rd gene encoding rubredoxin, with the protein MEKYICNVCGYEYDPAKGDPDSGIAPGTAFEDIPEDWVCPVCGASKADFEAA; encoded by the coding sequence ATGGAAAAGTACATCTGCAACGTCTGCGGTTACGAATACGATCCCGCCAAGGGCGATCCCGATTCCGGCATCGCTCCCGGCACCGCCTTTGAAGACATCCCCGAAGACTGGGTCTGCCCCGTCTGCGGCGCTTCCAAGGCCGACTTTGAAGCCGCGTAA
- a CDS encoding MBL fold metallo-hydrolase, with translation MRPVELKKDIYWVGAVDFDIRNFHHYSRSPEGSTYNAYLVCDEKKVLFDTVNAHEFETLAKHIAEITDPESIDYIVCNHLEQDHSGALPRIVKLCKPEKIFCSAMGYKSMTNIYNTEGWPIEVVKDGQRLNIGKRNVTFLETRMLHWPDSMVSYLEEDKVLFSNDAFGQNIASSYRFADECDRHQLHESMKRYYYNIVLPYSPQVLKTLKRVTDLGLQFDIIAPDHGLIYRTPEDVKFVIDSYLEFAQQKPKKRAVIAYESMWNGTAKMAEAVADGLEQENVPYVLINLQTCHCSDVMTELADSGALILGSATRNNMPMVNMMACLAHVKGLRPQNLVGATFGTYGWSGEAPKMMADALADMKVELVGEPLKCYFNPKKEDLEKSRELGVAVARALKEKCGD, from the coding sequence ATGAGACCTGTTGAACTGAAAAAGGATATTTACTGGGTCGGCGCCGTCGATTTCGACATCCGCAACTTCCATCACTACAGCCGCTCCCCCGAGGGCAGCACCTACAACGCCTATCTCGTGTGCGACGAAAAGAAGGTGCTCTTCGACACCGTGAACGCTCACGAATTTGAAACCCTGGCCAAGCACATTGCCGAAATCACGGATCCCGAGAGCATCGACTACATCGTGTGCAACCACCTTGAACAGGATCACTCCGGCGCGCTTCCCCGCATCGTGAAGCTCTGCAAGCCCGAAAAGATCTTCTGCTCGGCCATGGGCTACAAGTCCATGACCAATATTTATAATACCGAAGGGTGGCCCATCGAAGTGGTCAAGGACGGCCAGCGCCTGAACATCGGCAAGCGCAACGTCACCTTCCTCGAAACCCGCATGCTGCACTGGCCCGACAGCATGGTGTCCTACCTCGAAGAAGACAAGGTGCTCTTCAGCAACGACGCCTTCGGTCAGAACATCGCGAGCTCCTACCGCTTCGCCGACGAATGCGACCGCCACCAGCTTCATGAATCCATGAAGCGCTACTACTACAACATCGTGCTGCCCTACTCGCCCCAGGTGCTCAAGACCCTGAAACGCGTCACCGATCTCGGTCTGCAGTTCGACATCATCGCTCCCGATCACGGTCTCATCTACCGCACGCCCGAAGACGTGAAGTTCGTCATCGACTCCTACCTCGAATTTGCCCAGCAGAAGCCCAAGAAGCGCGCCGTCATCGCCTACGAAAGCATGTGGAACGGCACCGCCAAGATGGCTGAAGCCGTGGCCGACGGTCTGGAACAGGAAAACGTGCCCTACGTGCTCATCAACCTGCAGACCTGCCACTGCAGCGACGTGATGACCGAACTTGCCGACAGCGGCGCGCTCATTCTCGGTTCCGCCACGCGCAACAACATGCCCATGGTGAACATGATGGCCTGCCTCGCCCATGTGAAGGGCCTGCGTCCGCAGAACCTCGTGGGCGCCACCTTCGGCACCTACGGCTGGTCCGGCGAAGCTCCCAAGATGATGGCCGACGCCCTTGCCGACATGAAGGTCGAACTCGTGGGCGAACCGCTCAAGTGCTATTTCAACCCCAAGAAGGAAGATCTTGAGAAGAGCCGCGAACTCGGCGTCGCCGTGGCCCGCGCCCTCAAGGAAAAGTGCGGGGACTAA
- a CDS encoding cytochrome ubiquinol oxidase subunit I, which yields MDLILLSRLQFAMTVFFHFIFVPLTLGLSVLLAIMETLYVRTGDEDYKRMVKFWGKLFLINFVLGVVTGITLEFQFGTNWSRYSAYVGDIFGSLLAIEATVAFFLESTFVAVWTFGWERVSKKVHCFAIWMVAIAGNISALWIILANGFMQHPVGYVIRNGRAELDDFLAVVTNPYAWGEYFHTVSSAWMLGGFFVLGVAAWHLARKNETSLFTKAVRVAAPFTLVMALLVGLAGHQQGMNVAEYQPAKMAAMESHWTTQTRAPMYLIAWPDQENGRNLVEALPIPGLMSFIAFNDVNAEVKGLSDIAKEDIPPVLPTFLSFRIMVGLGCLFILVAAWAWWRRKDLAADTRLAKILPWMIPLPYITIMLGWTVAEVGRQPWIVYNLMRTSDAVSPVPTSSVLISVIAFLVIYTLLGLIDIWLLYSNSRKGPEPVKAAEEA from the coding sequence ATGGATCTTATCCTCCTCTCCCGCCTTCAGTTCGCCATGACCGTGTTCTTCCACTTCATCTTCGTGCCGCTCACCCTGGGCCTTTCCGTGCTGCTCGCCATCATGGAAACCCTGTACGTGCGCACCGGAGACGAAGACTACAAGAGAATGGTCAAATTCTGGGGCAAACTCTTCCTCATCAACTTTGTTCTGGGCGTGGTCACGGGCATCACGCTTGAGTTCCAGTTCGGCACCAACTGGTCCCGCTACTCCGCCTACGTGGGCGACATCTTCGGCTCTCTGCTGGCCATTGAAGCCACGGTGGCCTTCTTCCTCGAATCCACCTTCGTGGCCGTGTGGACCTTCGGCTGGGAACGCGTGAGCAAGAAGGTTCACTGCTTCGCCATCTGGATGGTCGCCATCGCCGGCAACATTTCCGCCCTGTGGATCATTCTCGCCAACGGCTTCATGCAGCATCCCGTGGGCTACGTCATCCGCAACGGCCGCGCGGAACTCGACGACTTTCTTGCCGTGGTCACCAATCCCTACGCCTGGGGCGAATATTTCCACACCGTTTCCTCCGCCTGGATGCTCGGCGGCTTCTTCGTGCTCGGCGTAGCCGCATGGCATCTCGCCCGCAAGAATGAAACCTCCCTGTTCACCAAGGCCGTGCGCGTGGCCGCTCCCTTCACGCTCGTCATGGCTCTGCTCGTCGGCCTCGCCGGCCATCAGCAGGGCATGAACGTAGCCGAATATCAGCCCGCCAAGATGGCCGCCATGGAATCCCACTGGACCACCCAGACCAGAGCTCCCATGTACCTCATTGCCTGGCCCGATCAGGAAAACGGCCGCAACCTTGTTGAAGCGCTGCCCATTCCCGGCCTCATGAGCTTCATCGCCTTCAACGACGTGAACGCCGAAGTCAAGGGCCTCAGCGACATTGCCAAGGAAGACATTCCGCCGGTGCTGCCCACCTTCCTGTCGTTCCGCATCATGGTGGGCCTCGGCTGCCTGTTCATTCTCGTGGCCGCCTGGGCCTGGTGGCGGCGCAAGGATCTGGCCGCCGACACGCGCCTTGCCAAAATTCTGCCCTGGATGATTCCGCTGCCCTACATCACCATCATGCTCGGCTGGACCGTGGCCGAAGTGGGCCGTCAGCCCTGGATCGTGTACAATCTCATGCGCACCTCGGACGCCGTGTCCCCCGTGCCCACGAGTTCCGTGCTCATTTCCGTCATCGCCTTCCTTGTGATCTACACGCTGCTCGGTCTCATCGACATCTGGCTGCTGTATTCCAACTCCCGCAAGGGTCCCGAACCTGTCAAAGCCGCTGAGGAGGCGTAA
- the cydB gene encoding cytochrome d ubiquinol oxidase subunit II, whose amino-acid sequence METIWFFLWTLLWAVYFILDGFDLGMGTLMPFVASNDHERRVIYNAQGPYWDGNEVWLITAGGVTFAAFPNAYAVMFSALYAPLLILLFCLIFRAVAFEFRGKGDSCTWIFSWDVCMTLGSFLPALLLGVAFANLFMGIPIDENGVYHGNILKLLNPYGLAGGVLFVVMFCYHGALWLELKSEGNLQAKALKAARVLWPVLLALVLLFLALTGHFTESFTRLAQHPAAYAALALAVIGLVGSRLALNNCTLVAWLCSALFILGLTFFGVFGMYPGIILSSIDPAYSITVFNAASSPLTLKIMLTVTLCAVPVVLLYQAWVYWTFAHKVTKEVLKDEHSY is encoded by the coding sequence ATGGAAACGATCTGGTTCTTCCTCTGGACGCTTTTGTGGGCCGTGTACTTCATTCTCGACGGCTTCGACCTCGGCATGGGCACCCTCATGCCCTTCGTGGCCTCCAACGATCATGAGCGCCGCGTCATCTACAACGCGCAGGGCCCCTACTGGGACGGCAACGAAGTGTGGCTCATCACCGCCGGCGGCGTGACCTTCGCCGCCTTCCCCAACGCCTACGCCGTCATGTTCAGCGCGCTCTACGCTCCCCTGCTCATCCTGCTGTTCTGCCTCATCTTCCGCGCCGTGGCCTTTGAATTCCGCGGCAAGGGCGATTCCTGCACCTGGATCTTCAGCTGGGATGTGTGCATGACCCTCGGCAGCTTCCTGCCCGCGCTTCTGCTCGGCGTGGCCTTCGCCAACCTGTTCATGGGCATCCCCATCGACGAAAACGGCGTGTACCACGGCAACATCCTGAAGCTCCTCAATCCCTACGGCCTGGCCGGCGGCGTGCTCTTCGTGGTGATGTTCTGCTATCACGGCGCGCTCTGGCTGGAACTCAAGTCCGAAGGCAATCTCCAGGCGAAGGCCCTCAAGGCCGCCCGCGTGCTCTGGCCCGTTCTGCTCGCCCTGGTGCTGCTCTTCCTGGCCCTCACCGGCCACTTCACCGAAAGCTTCACCCGCCTTGCGCAGCATCCCGCCGCCTACGCGGCCCTCGCCCTGGCCGTCATCGGCCTCGTGGGCAGCCGCCTCGCCCTCAACAACTGCACCCTCGTCGCCTGGCTGTGCAGCGCCCTGTTCATTCTCGGCCTGACCTTCTTCGGCGTGTTCGGCATGTATCCCGGCATCATTCTTTCCAGCATTGATCCGGCCTACAGCATCACCGTGTTCAACGCCGCCTCCAGCCCCCTCACCCTGAAGATCATGCTCACCGTCACGCTCTGCGCCGTGCCCGTGGTGCTCCTCTACCAGGCCTGGGTGTACTGGACCTTCGCCCACAAGGTGACCAAGGAAGTGCTCAAGGACGAACATTCCTACTAA
- the cysK gene encoding cysteine synthase A, giving the protein MNILDTIGHTPLIYLNRVSAELPAKIFVKYEARNPGGSIKDRAALGYVRAAIREGALAPGGTVVEATSGNLGIGLAVVCGKMNLRLILTMPASASRERIALLRAMGAEVVLTPAEEGMQGAQNKVEELLASIPGAYRPNQFSNPVGPRVHYSTTGVEILEDCRKEGFVPQAFVAGIGSGATLMGVSLRLKEANPSIRCFAVEPAESPVLSEGRSGPHGIQGIGANFVPEVFDRSLADGILTVSTEDAMETARMLMARESMSCGITSGANVRAAMNLAQLPEFAGKHIVTVAPDTGERYLSTPLFSKE; this is encoded by the coding sequence ATGAATATTCTCGATACCATCGGGCACACGCCGCTCATCTATCTGAACCGCGTGTCCGCAGAACTTCCGGCTAAAATCTTCGTCAAATACGAAGCCCGCAACCCCGGCGGCTCCATCAAGGACAGAGCCGCGCTCGGCTACGTGCGCGCCGCCATCCGCGAAGGCGCGCTGGCTCCCGGCGGCACCGTGGTGGAAGCCACCAGCGGCAACCTCGGCATCGGCCTTGCCGTGGTGTGCGGCAAAATGAATCTGCGTCTCATCCTCACCATGCCCGCCTCGGCGAGCAGGGAACGCATCGCCCTGCTCCGCGCCATGGGCGCGGAAGTCGTGCTCACCCCGGCCGAAGAAGGCATGCAGGGCGCGCAGAACAAGGTGGAGGAACTGCTCGCCTCCATTCCCGGAGCCTACCGTCCCAACCAGTTCAGCAATCCCGTGGGGCCGCGCGTTCACTACTCCACCACCGGCGTGGAAATTCTGGAAGACTGCCGCAAGGAAGGCTTCGTGCCGCAGGCCTTCGTGGCCGGCATCGGTTCGGGCGCCACGCTCATGGGCGTCAGCCTCCGGCTCAAGGAAGCCAATCCCTCCATCCGCTGCTTTGCCGTGGAACCCGCGGAATCGCCGGTGCTCTCCGAAGGCCGCAGCGGTCCGCACGGCATTCAGGGCATCGGCGCGAACTTCGTGCCCGAAGTGTTCGACCGCTCTCTCGCGGACGGCATTCTCACGGTGAGCACCGAAGACGCCATGGAAACGGCCCGCATGCTCATGGCCCGCGAATCCATGAGCTGCGGCATCACCTCGGGCGCCAACGTGCGCGCCGCCATGAATCTGGCACAGCTTCCCGAATTTGCGGGAAAACATATTGTCACCGTCGCCCCCGACACCGGGGAACGGTATCTCTCCACTCCTCTCTTTTCCAAGGAATAA
- the epsC gene encoding serine O-acetyltransferase EpsC, with translation MTPCHPAPDMELALSRMRELDEVTEALCRPESLATVLNAKDCSTPLPSQEVLKELMERLKAVLFPGYFGPSHVHRESLRYHIAANLDSIFRLLSEQIRRGGCFACADYVNDCRGCDVASKEMAMKFMQRIPAIRDMLAQDARAAYEGDPAATSPGETVFCYPSMLTMIHHRIAHELYKLNVPIIPRIIGEMAHSRTGIDIHPGAQIGENFFIDHGTGVVIGETCIIGKGCRLYQGVTLGALSFSKNADGTLVKGIPRHPILEDNVTVYAGASILGRITIGKGSVIGGNVWLTHSVPEGSRIVQSGPKAKPGESLTGKCEKPHASEEKKHD, from the coding sequence ATGACCCCCTGCCATCCCGCTCCAGACATGGAACTGGCCCTCTCCCGCATGCGCGAACTCGATGAAGTGACCGAAGCGCTCTGCCGTCCGGAATCGCTTGCCACCGTGCTCAATGCCAAAGACTGCTCCACGCCCCTGCCCTCCCAGGAGGTGCTCAAGGAATTGATGGAGCGCCTCAAGGCCGTGCTCTTCCCCGGCTACTTCGGCCCTTCCCACGTGCACAGGGAATCCCTGCGCTACCACATCGCCGCCAATCTCGATTCCATCTTCCGCCTGCTCAGCGAACAGATCCGCAGAGGCGGCTGCTTCGCCTGCGCCGACTATGTGAACGACTGCCGCGGCTGCGACGTGGCTTCCAAGGAAATGGCCATGAAGTTCATGCAGCGCATTCCCGCCATCCGCGACATGCTGGCCCAGGACGCCCGCGCCGCCTACGAAGGCGATCCCGCCGCCACGAGCCCCGGCGAAACGGTGTTCTGCTACCCCTCCATGCTCACCATGATCCATCACCGCATCGCCCACGAACTCTATAAGCTGAACGTGCCCATCATTCCCCGCATCATCGGAGAAATGGCCCATTCCCGCACGGGCATCGACATTCATCCCGGCGCGCAGATCGGCGAAAACTTCTTCATCGATCACGGCACCGGCGTGGTCATCGGCGAAACCTGCATCATCGGCAAGGGCTGCCGCCTCTATCAGGGCGTGACGCTCGGCGCGCTTTCCTTCTCCAAAAACGCGGACGGCACGCTCGTCAAGGGCATTCCCCGCCACCCCATTCTCGAAGACAACGTCACCGTGTATGCCGGAGCCTCCATTCTCGGCCGCATCACCATAGGCAAGGGCTCGGTCATCGGAGGCAACGTGTGGCTCACCCACAGCGTGCCCGAAGGCAGCCGCATCGTGCAGAGCGGCCCCAAGGCCAAGCCCGGAGAAAGCCTCACGGGCAAGTGCGAAAAACCTCACGCTTCCGAAGAAAAGAAGCACGACTGA
- a CDS encoding NAD(P)H-dependent glycerol-3-phosphate dehydrogenase, with the protein MTADILHVAVAGGGSWGTALAHVLASAGHDVTIVLRDPAAARAVNERHENPRYLPGKALHPGVKASLSPDAIRCCNLLVLAVPCQHQRAWLASMRPVIAERCVIVNASKGLENGTCLTMSRVVMEELSALSPRYAVLSGPSFAAEVMDGQPTAVVLGCENDALGARLREIFSTPFFRCYSSSDVTGVEMGGALKNVMAIAAGIGDGLGFGSNARAALITRGLAELSRLGTAMGARPLTFMGLSGLGDLVLTCTGGLSRNRQVGIRLGKGEKLDDIVASLGMVAEGVKTASAARALATKLNVSAPVTEAMCRVLYENADPAAAVRELMERPLKEELA; encoded by the coding sequence ATGACAGCAGACATCCTTCACGTCGCCGTGGCCGGCGGCGGAAGCTGGGGCACGGCCCTCGCCCATGTGCTGGCCTCGGCCGGACACGACGTCACCATCGTTCTCCGCGACCCCGCCGCAGCGCGCGCCGTCAACGAACGGCACGAAAATCCGCGCTATCTGCCCGGCAAGGCGCTGCATCCCGGCGTGAAGGCATCCCTGTCGCCGGACGCAATACGCTGCTGCAATCTGCTCGTGCTGGCCGTGCCGTGCCAGCATCAGCGGGCCTGGCTGGCCTCCATGCGGCCCGTGATTGCCGAGCGCTGCGTCATCGTCAACGCTTCCAAGGGGCTGGAAAACGGCACCTGCCTCACCATGAGCCGCGTGGTCATGGAAGAACTCTCCGCCCTCTCTCCCCGCTACGCCGTGCTTTCCGGCCCGTCGTTTGCGGCGGAAGTCATGGACGGTCAGCCCACGGCCGTGGTGCTCGGCTGCGAAAACGACGCCCTCGGCGCGCGACTCCGGGAAATCTTTTCCACGCCCTTTTTCCGCTGCTATTCCAGCTCCGACGTCACGGGCGTGGAAATGGGCGGTGCGCTCAAGAACGTCATGGCCATTGCCGCAGGCATCGGCGACGGGCTCGGCTTCGGCTCCAACGCCCGCGCCGCGCTCATCACGCGCGGGCTCGCGGAACTCTCCCGACTCGGCACGGCCATGGGAGCCCGACCCCTCACCTTCATGGGCCTTTCCGGCCTCGGCGATCTTGTGCTGACCTGCACGGGCGGACTCTCCCGCAACCGTCAGGTGGGCATCCGCCTCGGCAAGGGAGAAAAGCTCGACGACATCGTCGCCTCGCTCGGCATGGTGGCCGAAGGCGTGAAAACCGCCTCTGCCGCCCGCGCGCTGGCAACAAAGCTGAACGTGTCCGCGCCGGTCACCGAAGCCATGTGCCGGGTGCTCTACGAAAACGCCGATCCGGCGGCGGCCGTGCGCGAACTGATGGAACGCCCCCTCAAGGAAGAGCTGGCCTGA